The DNA sequence CATCTTTCTCACCTCTTTCCTGGTGGTCTCTATGATAGTACACTAAATCATACAATCATTGAAAAGCCCTACCCTAATGCATCGTATATATCCTTGACAACCTGTTCCGGAGCTTGTATAGTTTCCACTGTAACGGTTGGCATGATGGGAGTGGCTTATCTGCTGGTAGAATTAAGTGATACTGGGATGGTTCACAATCATGGTAATACCTTTCGTAAGGCGGCACTTTACGTGTCGCCGAAATCCAGCGAGAACAGGGGAGGTGAAATATGCTGAGATGGGGAGTGCTGGGCGCAAGCGGTGTGGCGAACCGTCGTACTATGCCTGCTATAAATGAGTCCAAATATGGCCTGCTCCATTCGCTTTTTTCAAGAAGCGAGGAGAAGGCCAGGGAATTGGCTGAAAGACATGGAGCCGAGAGATATTACTGGAACCTGGAGGAATTCTTCAACGATGAGGAAATGGACGCCGTGTACATTGCTACTCCCGTGTATCTTCATTGCGAGCACGTCTTAAAGGCCGTCGAGAGAGACGTGCATGTGCTATGTGAAAAGCCTATGGCGATGAACGTCGAGCAGTGTCAAACGATGATAGATGCTTGTAGGGAAAAGGGGCTTCATCTTCAGATATGTTTTCTCTTCAGGTTTCACTCCTGTTTTCAGAAGATACGGAAGATGGTCCGAGAAGGAGTCTTAGGCCAGATCATTGAGGCGAGGATGCCATTTCTGAAGTGGTATCCCCTCCCCGAAGGAGCATGGCGTAGGATACCGGAGCAGGGAGGCGGTGGAACGCTTATGGACCTGGGAGCACATAACGTTGACCTGATGAGGTTCATCATAGGGAGCGAGGTTGAGGAGGTATCGGCCTTCTGCAGCAACTGGGCTCTGGGATATGAGGTGGAGGATACAGGCACGATCATGATGCGTATGAAAAGCGGCGCTCACGTCATATGTGATACCAGTTTCGCCTCACAAAGATGCGA is a window from the Candidatus Poribacteria bacterium genome containing:
- a CDS encoding Gfo/Idh/MocA family oxidoreductase; translation: MLRWGVLGASGVANRRTMPAINESKYGLLHSLFSRSEEKARELAERHGAERYYWNLEEFFNDEEMDAVYIATPVYLHCEHVLKAVERDVHVLCEKPMAMNVEQCQTMIDACREKGLHLQICFLFRFHSCFQKIRKMVREGVLGQIIEARMPFLKWYPLPEGAWRRIPEQGGGGTLMDLGAHNVDLMRFIIGSEVEEVSAFCSNWALGYEVEDTGTIMMRMKSGAHVICDTSFASQRCDIVFEIYGTKGSVLVYNDEHWKIRAYIDGERIDEDSGFENLYKAQIDHFAMCVEGREEPIVTGDDGLENIRILRAAYESASTGRHVKLG